From the Gadus chalcogrammus isolate NIFS_2021 chromosome 15, NIFS_Gcha_1.0, whole genome shotgun sequence genome, one window contains:
- the mlip gene encoding muscular LMNA-interacting protein: protein MESSQHGHLGKSSAVFRRRIREAMSHAWTYKAGIFHVNPAMEEGAKSSAQERTNFKSMRCWADHVALPHPSPPLSPQADSTRRRPAAPMETVVGKHPSPSQQRCHAVCPGAESGSGVVANRPAADFRVQSPSDASSLFSSRASSRESLFSDGWDRERSWSAMQLSGAASPPLTPSRAVSPCSSARSGAFTPTVLRVRRHALASGASMLHLPRASCQSSCESLAESEGARSPPPPPRRHRPPLTRLSLLTAILRKGRLPVLSPALQRPYSPCWPINHITLASCTACSAASGLPPVSPRAALSPSPSPGPPPAAEPPTQSRWDWDSFRQRPALPSVHLPDGRAAGPRPTETPASESSYRTDKRPVFQTVFSRPVAGPAALRATGGGRGVPPPQSVAPRPRAGPANGADPAGPDEGTEPTRPPPSRPCCYSGALSPGPKGGANQTDPGSSADEPRQTSPAKQKQPSPKTTAAGNFSPRRVCSPPPLPATARLDCISPPPRSLQSCLKKHQPFASQTHSHEPPKYPAKKSPAPGNTSFPGPGPVDSPRDATSPVPVPRSSCLSPSRYAPVVFPGWPSPNGSRSSTPDRFTLSPSPASQARDLTPRPSPCPSPSLRSTPSPRPGSRGSDYTDREGNKRKPHKIKSSYKSLAAIPTNTLLLDQQVIDKEVEGEDVPSGAGGVDDPHAEMCSPAQLRQESEELYAVIDKILEDGVPKTKVSSLSAQPSGESSHLVTGLKQTQLNSTGRPTGRETKYATVRSPTPLSLERIPAETQTKPGVIRPMIAIPRLQVEDRAGANRCNPFARYLVDTPAAPSSVSEMTTLRWNQEDGGLGSRSPPRSEGGSLEDVGTKSTSALFILESEELRPPPVKPASWQGASTTFSRAEVLPEVFDTRI, encoded by the exons TCACAACACGGGCATCTGGGTAAG AGTTCAGCTGTTTTCCGCCGACGGATCCGGGAGGCCATGTCGCACGCTTGGACATATAAAGCGGGAATATTTCATGTGAATCCCGCAATGGAGGAAGGAGCTAAAAGCTCCGCGCAAGAAAGGACAAATTTCAAG TCGATGCGCTGCTGGGCGGATCACgtggccctccctcacccctcacctccGCTCAGTCCGCAGGCTGACAGCACGCGCCGTCGCCCAGCGGCTCCCATGGAGACCGTTGTTGGTAAACACCCGAGCCCTTCCCAGCAGCGCTGTCACGCCGTCTGTCCCGGTGCCGAGTCCGGCTCGGGTGTCGTCGCAAATAGGCCGGCGGCAGACTTCAGGGTGCAGAGCCCCAGCGACGCCTCCAGCCTGTTCTCCAGCCGGGCGTCCTCCCGGGAGTCCCTGTTCTCCGACGGCTGGGACCGTGAGCGGAGCTGGTCGGCCATGCAGCTGTCGGGCGCCGCGTCGCCGCCGCTGACGCCGAGCCGCGCCGTCTCGCCCTGCTCCTCGGCGCGGTCGGGGGCCTTCACCCCCACCGTGCTCCGGGTGCGGAGGCACGCCCTGGCCAGCGGCGCCAGCATGCTGCACCTGCCCCGGGCCTCCTGCCAGTCGTCCTGCGAGAGCCTGGCCGAGTCCGAGGGGGCCcgctccccgccgccgccgccccgccgcCACCGGCCCCCCCTCACCCGGCTGTCCCTGCTCACGGCCATCCTGAGGAAGGGCCGTCTCCCCGTGCTGTCCCCCGCCCTGCAGCGACCCtactccccctgctggcccatCAACCACATCACGCTGGCCTCCTGCACCGCCTGCTCGGCCGCCTCCGGCCTGCCCCCCGTGTCCCCCCGGGCCGCCCTGTCCCCGTCGCCGtcgccgggccccccccccgccgcagaGCCCCCGACGCAGAGCCGCTGGGACTGGGACTCCTTCAGGCAGCGGCCCGCCCTGCCCTCGGTGCACCTCCCCGACGGCCGCGCCGCGGGACCCCGCCCGACGGAAACGCCGGCCTCGGAGAGCAGTTATCGCACGGACAAGCGGCCGGTGTTCCAGACCGTGTTCTCCCGCCCGGTGGCCGGTCCTGCTGCGCTCCGGGCCacaggaggagggcggggggtccCTCCGCCGCAATCAGTGGCGCCCCGGCCCAGAGCCGGGCCGGCTAATGGAGCTGATCCCGCCGGACCTGATGAGGGGACGGAGCCGACACGACCGCCCCCGTCACGCCCCTGTTGCTATTCCGGAGCCCTCTCCCCCGGCCCAAAGGGGGGTGCTAATCAGACAGACCCCGGGTCGTCTGCGGACGAGCCCCGGCAGACAAGTCCAGCCAAACAGAAACAGCCCTCGCCCAAAACAACGGCCGCGGGAAACTTCTCGCCTCGGCGGGTGTGCAGTCCCCCGCCGCTGCCTGCCACCGCCAGGCTTGATTGCATTTCTCCGCCACCTCGATCTCTGCAGTCCTGCTTGAAGAAACACCAGCCTTTCGCCtctcaaacacactcccacGAGCCGCCAAAGTATCCCGCCAAAAAGTCACCGGCGCCGGGCAACACTTCCTTCCCCGGGCCCGGCCCGGTTGATTCCCCCAGGGACGCGACCTCGCCCGTCCCCGTACCCCGCTCCTCCTGCCTGTCTCCTTCCCGCTACGCTCCCGTCGTCTTCCCCGGATGGCCGTCGCCCAACGGCTCTCGCAGCTCCACCCCCGACCGCTTCACCCTCTCGCCCTCGCCCGCCTCCCAGGCCCGCGACCTCACCCCCCGCCCGTCCCCGTGCCCGTCGCCCTCGCTGCGCTCCACGCCGTCTCCCAGACCGGGCAGCCGGGGCTCGGACTACACCGACAGGGAGGGAAATAAGAGGAAG CCACACAAGATCAAGTCAAGCTACAAGTCTCTGGCTGCCATCCCCACCAACACCTTATTGTTGGATCAGCAG GTGATAGACAAGGAGGTGGAAGGGGAGGACGTCCCCAGTGGGGCTGGAGGTGTGGACGACCCACACGCCGAG ATGTGCTCCCCTGCCCAGCTCAGACAGGAGTCAGAGGAGCTGTACGCTGTCATTGATAAGATACTGGAAGACGGCGTACCCAAA ACTAAGGTCTCCTCGCTCTCGGCTCAGCCGTCCGGAGAGTCCAGCCACCTGGTCACGGGTCTGAAG CAAACGCAGCTCAACTCAACAGGGAGGCCCACGGGGCGAGAGACTAAATAT GCAACTGTAAGGAGCCCAACGCCATTATCCCTGGAAAGAATCCCGGCAGAAACCCAG ACTAAACCTGGAGTCATTCGACCGATGATTGCCATTCCGAGGCTGCAAGTGGAAGACCGCGCCGGGGCAAACCGATGCAACCCCTTTGCACGCTATCTGGTGGACACACCCGCAGCCCCAAGCTCTGTG